A stretch of DNA from Alistipes sp. ZOR0009:
TAATTGCCATTGGGCTTTTAGGGCTAATGGTTGCGTTAATCTTACTACAAAAAATAGCGTAGCGTATGGACTTAATGATTATTGTACTCTTTGGTGTTACGTTGATGTACATTTCGGTTGCCGAACGGTTTGCAACCTACGTAAAGCTGATTACTGCGCAGGGAATACTGCTTTTCCTTTTGGCATTTTCCGAGATATCGACCAACAACTTGGCCTCGCTCATTTTTGTGGTAACCGAGACGCTTATCTTTAAGGCAATAGCCGTTCCCTACCTGCTAAACAGCATTACCAAAAAGCTGAAGGTGGCTAAGGTGCATAGTAAGGCGGTTCCTGCCTTCTACTCGCTGGTGCTGGTACTTTTGGCAATGGGCGCAAGCGTGGTTCTTGCCGATATGCTAAAGGTGGGGCGTATCGAGAAGCTATTTCTGATTACCGCCCTCTTTACGGTTTTCACCGGGCTGATACTGGTGGTTACCCATAAAAAGATATATCCGCACCTGATAGGTTTTCTGGTGCTCGAAAATGGGGTGTTCATGTTTTCGTTGGCCGTTGGTTCTGAGATGCCGTTCCTTATCAATGCGGGTATCCTTCTCGACCTGTTTGCCAGCGTGCTGATTCTTGGAATTTTTGCTTCGCGTATTGGTAAGCGCCTTAACGACCCCGATGTCGAAGACCTATCATCACTTAAAGACTAACCATGCTGAACTTTTTTATTATATCTATCATTTTAATAGCCCTGATGCTCACCGTCAGGCGGATGTTGGTTAGCAAGCTGCTTTCGGTGGCTTTTCTGGCTAACGTTGGATGGCTTGTTGTGGGCGCATTCCAGAAGAAGGGGCTTACCGAGCTGGCCTACTTCTCGTTTGATAGTACGGCGCTGATTATGCTCTCGCTGCTCTTTATTGTAGCAGTTCCCGCATTCTTTCATAGCTTTATCTACTTCAGAACCGACTCCGACAGGGGTGTTCCGATGTATATCGCGGCGCTTACGGCGCTGCTTACCTCGCTGGTTGGGGTGTACCTATCCAACAACCTAATTGTGCTTTGGATATTTATGGAAGCTACCACGCTTACCGTGTCGGTGCTCATTTACCACCACCGAAGCGCACACGCCTTGGAGGCAACGTGGAAGTACGTATTTGTAAGCTCGGTAGGGATTGCGCTGGCCTATATGGGGATCCTCTTTATGGGGGCAATTGTTTCGCCTTCCGAGGAGTTTTCGGTATCTTTTGCCGGGTTAAAGGCGCTGGCCGCTAACGCTAATCCCGCCTATCTCCGTATTGCCTTCCTTTTTATGCTGGTCGGATTTAGCACCAAGATGGAGCTATTCCCTATGCATACGGTTGGTATTGATGCCAATACTATTGCTCCACCACCTATATCTGCCGTAATATCTACGTTAATGGTAAATAGCGGCTTTGTTGCCATCTACAGGCTCCTACGCGTGCTCGATGGTACTGAGGTTGGCTCCTGGGTTGCTAACGTACTTATTCTTTCGGGGATACTATCGGTAATTATTGCCGCAACCTACCTGCTAAAGTCTAATAACCTAAAGCGGTTGCTGGCCTACTCGACGTTGGAAAATATGGGGTTGGTTGCTATTGCCTTGGGCGTTGGAGGGGTGGCCAGATATGCTGCATTTGTACATATCATTGTGCATACCTTTATAAAATCTTCGCTCTTCTTTCAGGCTCGACAGGTGTATGCGGTGTATAACACCTACGAGATATCGAAGATGGGGGGCTATATTAAGCTTTACTCCGTTGGGGCGCTGGTGCTCATGCTTGGCGCTCTCGGAATAGTGGCCTTTCCACCTTCGGGATTGTTTGTTTCGGAATTTCTTATATTTAAAACGATGCTTGCCGAGCAGCGATGGGGATTATTTATTCTGCTGGCCCTAGCATTGCTCTTTTGCGTGTACGCCATTATTCAGAAGCTGCTGTCGGTGGTGTACGCCAAGCAGCCCGAAAAGCTGGCGGGCGAAGCGCCTTCATCTTTACTATCACTATCCCAACTTGTGCTAATTGGATTTGCCTTTTACATGTTCTTTTTCCAGTCGGGTGAGGTGGTTAACCTTATTAACGAAGCAATAAAGTAGGCTATGCACGAGAATCATCAATATTTACGGGTGGGTGGAAATCCGGTTGTGGTAGATCTGGCTGCTATTCCAGTGTTGGATTACGGACGGTTTTACTCGCAAACGTCGCATATTTTGCGAAATCCCGATTGCCGCTGTGTGGCCTACTTTGCTAAGCCAACCAGCACTACTCTCGATTTTTTTATGGCCATTTCCGACGAGCGAAATGACATTCTTCTATATCGCCATCAGTGCGAGCAGACACAGGAGCTCGAGGCGCTAACGGCGCAGCTTCCTGCCATGCATATCTACGAGCGCGAGATTGCCGAACGTTACGGCGTTACGTTCAGCAACCATCCGTGGCTAAAGCCTGTTCGATACCCCTACAACCGAGTGGCATCTGAGTGGATGGATTCCTATCCCTTCTACAAGATAGATAGCACGGAGCTGCACGAGGTGGGCGTTGGTCCTATTCATGCAGGGGTTATTGAGCCAGGGCATTTCCGCTTTATCTGCAACGGCGAAAAGGTGCTGCATCTCGAAATACAGCTGGGCTACCAGCATCGAGGCGTGGAAACGTTGCTGGCAGATGGTAGCAGCACGCTTCGTAAAATGATTATTTCGGAGAATATTGCAGGGGATAGCGCCGTGTCTCATGGGCTAGCCTTTGCGCTTTGTGCCGAGGCGTTGGCTGATGTGGCTATCCATCCGCAGCTGGCCCTCGAAAGGGTTATTGCGCAGGAGATGGAGCGTATTGCCGTACATATTGGCGATACGGCAGCCCTATGTGGCGATGTGGCCTATCAGCTGGGCTTGGTGGTGTGCGAGGCGCTACGTACGGTGATGATCAACACTACGCAGTTTTGGTGTGGTAACCGCTTCGGCAAGGGGCTTATTCGACCTGCTGGTACGCACTATCCGATAACGGCAGAGGTAAAGGCCGAGGTGGTAAAGAACCTCACCAAGGTTAGAAAGGAGTATCTGCAGCTTACCGAAACGCTGTTTGGCCTGCCATCGGTGCTTGCCCGTTTCGAGGGTATTGGCGAGCTGACAACCGAGCAGGTGCGTGGAATAGGAGCCGTTGGTATGGCTGCACGCATGGCCAACCTCGAAAGGGATGTGCGTCGTAGCAACCCCTACCTCGCCTATGCGTTCTTCGAGCATCAGCCCGTGGTAAAGGATGGGGGAGATGTGATGGCGCGTGCCGAGCTCCGTTCGGAGGAGGTTGCCCAGTCGATAGATAGAATACTGCAAATGCTCGATGGTGTTGACTTTGATGTTAAGGCAGCAACGCCTAACTTTAGCTTGCAGTATAGGCCCAACGCGCTGGTGCTTTCGTTGGTTGAGGGATGGCGCGGCGAGATTTGCCATGCCGCAATAACCGATGGCAGCGGAGCTATTGCCCACTATAAGGTAAAAGATCCGTCGTTCCACAACTGGTTTGCCCTAGCGCTAGCGGTACGCAACCAGGAGATATCGGATTTCCCCATCTGCAACAAGAGCTTTAACCTCTCGTACTGCGGAAACGATTTGTAGTAGGCAGGGAGTTGAAAGGAAGTGGTTTTACATCCCCCTTTAGCCGGTAAAGAAGCTAAAGCGGATTGAAGTTACAGAAGCTAATATATAATCCTCAGAGCAAAGCAGGCTCTACCTACGCTTCAGCATCCACGGTAGCAGGCCCTGTTCCGAGAATCAGGAGGCCGTGACGAGGAGAGCGGACGAGGATAATACGCTCGGCGGAAGATACGCAGCGTCGTGTCTCCAACACTATAGATAGAAGGTTATCGAAAGAAATAAAGACCCATGATAAACGAAATAAAGATACTACACGACCATGGCATACAGTACGTAAAGGATTTGCGCAACGCAATCCTTACCCCGCTGTTTCGTGGTCGACCCATCATAAGCGGTAGCGTTACCGAGGCCGATGCCGCATCGCTCGAAGCGATGTGTCCCAGCGGTGCCATCACCGCCGTGCCGCTAACGCTCGACCTTGGGAAGTGCGTCTTCTGCCGCGAGTGCGAGTTCGCCTTCCCTCATGCCGTTCGCTTTACCAACGATTACCACATTGCGGCTAGCCGTCGCGAGGATTTGGTGGTAAGGGCAGGAGAGGATAGGCCAATTACGGTGGATACAACCCTGCTTCGTAAGAAGGTGCGCAAGCTGCTTGGCCCTTCGCTAAAGCTGCGTCAGGTTTCGGCCGCAGGCGACAACTCGTGCGAGATGGAGCTTAATGCCAGCGGTAACGTCAACTTCGATATGGGAAGAATGGGTATTGAGTTTGTAGCCTCGCCCCGCCATGCCGACGGAATTGTTATCACGGGACCAATATCGAAGAATATGGCCGAGGCGCTGCAAATTTGCTACGAGGCCACGCCCGAACCCAAGATTGTGGTGCTGGTGGGCTCCGATGCCATTAGCGGCGGACTCTACGCCAATAGCCCTGCGCTCGATCGTAGCTTCTTGGAGCGCTACCACGTAGATCTATACGTCCCAGGAAACCCCGCTCATCCGCTTACCTTTATAAACGGGCTGATGGACCTGCTGGGCATCGAAGATAGGAAGTAACAGAAAAGAGGGAATCCTTGATTGGATTCCCTCTTTTGCTGGTAGGTATCATTACATGCTTACGGTGTACATGGCTGGTATCTTTATTCCACACCAGTAAGCGTAATGGTTCTGCTACGACTCTTTTATCAGCCTTTTGCTATACCAAGCAGAGGAGTAGTAGAGTATGCTAAAGAATATAATTAAGGCAATGCCTATTAAGTTGTAGTAGATTCCAAGAAGGCTAAGCAGGCAAAATACAACGCCAACCCAACGGCCCCATTTACCTATATTGTAGATTCTAAAGGCTATTATCAGCTTTTTTGCAAGTCGCATGCCGGCTTCTCTCTCTTCTGCTTGGCGGGCTAGCTGCGATGGGTCTGATTCCTGACCCCTTTCCACAAGGCGGTATCTTACGGCCTTTGCTTCAAAGTCAATTTCGTGAATCGATTCGCCCAATGTTTTATCTATTAGCATCCATATAAGCTCGTCGCAGGTTGTTTCTTCGCTCTCCGATTCGAGGGGAGTACCGCGCTGACTTTTTCTTTCTCCATCGTACTCCATCATTGAGCGGGAGAACTCTCCGTGCTTATAGTACTCGAAGGTAAATGCCATAGCCGTTTCCGAGAGGGCAAAAGTTAGCGTATCCATACCATCAAGATTATAGGTGTCCGAGCACATTTCGTGAGAGAGAAAGGCTATTGTTCCCTTTGGTCCAAAGTAAACGTCGCAAATACCCTCCTCTTTCCAGTTCGAAAGAGCCTCTTCGAAGGTTATATCGTCTACCTTTTCGAGCTTATGGTACAGCGCATTTTCAAGAAGAGCGAGGTTGTCGGACAGGTTGGACGATGCTACGATTCCTGCAATATTAAATCCCATATTCTTTTGTTTATATCAATTTCAGCTGTCAAAATAGTTACGGATAGAGCTTTTTATCTAGGCAACAACGGTTGATGCAGAATTGGATGCCCGATCAAGCCCCCCAAGGTGGCATTGCAGGATAAACCAGACATACAAGAATCTTGCAGCGCAGTGTTAGCGTATGTTCCTATTGGCGTTTGCTCGAAGCTTATCCTTTCTGATTTCCCACCACACTCTGAGTGTAATGTATAGCGATACGCGACCCGTACGTACAGTGGTGTGAGTGGTTCTCCCCGTTAGTGTTTATTGGCGGGGCAGCCTACTCGATTAGCATTTGTTTTTTTTAAGATACATATTTCAATACAATAATAGTTGAATTATCATTTAAGAAACCAATATAAAAATAATGGTTTTCTTCCTTTGGAATCTTACGAGTAAATGAATATTCAATGCTATTTGTTTTCAAGTTACCCATAACTTCATCAAATTCACGACAACCGATAAACTCTCCATTTTTTATGATTCTTTTGTCGTTATTTAATGCAGTAAAAAGAGAATTGTAATCTTTCGGAGATAATTTTATTAATGAAACAGAGGCGTAATCACCGTGAAAATATGGATAAGTAGCTGTTTTTCTTATAATTTTTGCCGATGATGGTATTTCTCGCAATGTTACATCCTTGAATTCATTGAAGTAAAACGAATCTGTTGGATATATTGCCGTATATATTTCGTAAGTTGTCCAAATAGGAGCTATTATCAATAATGAAATTCCAATTACTTTTAGGTATGTCTTTTTTTTCGAAATCCAACGATATATCAAGTATGCAATTACTGTCGGCAATGAAA
This window harbors:
- a CDS encoding complex I subunit 5 family protein, whose amino-acid sequence is MLNFFIISIILIALMLTVRRMLVSKLLSVAFLANVGWLVVGAFQKKGLTELAYFSFDSTALIMLSLLFIVAVPAFFHSFIYFRTDSDRGVPMYIAALTALLTSLVGVYLSNNLIVLWIFMEATTLTVSVLIYHHRSAHALEATWKYVFVSSVGIALAYMGILFMGAIVSPSEEFSVSFAGLKALAANANPAYLRIAFLFMLVGFSTKMELFPMHTVGIDANTIAPPPISAVISTLMVNSGFVAIYRLLRVLDGTEVGSWVANVLILSGILSVIIAATYLLKSNNLKRLLAYSTLENMGLVAIALGVGGVARYAAFVHIIVHTFIKSSLFFQARQVYAVYNTYEISKMGGYIKLYSVGALVLMLGALGIVAFPPSGLFVSEFLIFKTMLAEQRWGLFILLALALLFCVYAIIQKLLSVVYAKQPEKLAGEAPSSLLSLSQLVLIGFAFYMFFFQSGEVVNLINEAIK
- a CDS encoding NADH-quinone oxidoreductase subunit C — encoded protein: MHENHQYLRVGGNPVVVDLAAIPVLDYGRFYSQTSHILRNPDCRCVAYFAKPTSTTLDFFMAISDERNDILLYRHQCEQTQELEALTAQLPAMHIYEREIAERYGVTFSNHPWLKPVRYPYNRVASEWMDSYPFYKIDSTELHEVGVGPIHAGVIEPGHFRFICNGEKVLHLEIQLGYQHRGVETLLADGSSTLRKMIISENIAGDSAVSHGLAFALCAEALADVAIHPQLALERVIAQEMERIAVHIGDTAALCGDVAYQLGLVVCEALRTVMINTTQFWCGNRFGKGLIRPAGTHYPITAEVKAEVVKNLTKVRKEYLQLTETLFGLPSVLARFEGIGELTTEQVRGIGAVGMAARMANLERDVRRSNPYLAYAFFEHQPVVKDGGDVMARAELRSEEVAQSIDRILQMLDGVDFDVKAATPNFSLQYRPNALVLSLVEGWRGEICHAAITDGSGAIAHYKVKDPSFHNWFALALAVRNQEISDFPICNKSFNLSYCGNDL
- a CDS encoding NADH:ubiquinone oxidoreductase; the encoded protein is MINEIKILHDHGIQYVKDLRNAILTPLFRGRPIISGSVTEADAASLEAMCPSGAITAVPLTLDLGKCVFCRECEFAFPHAVRFTNDYHIAASRREDLVVRAGEDRPITVDTTLLRKKVRKLLGPSLKLRQVSAAGDNSCEMELNASGNVNFDMGRMGIEFVASPRHADGIVITGPISKNMAEALQICYEATPEPKIVVLVGSDAISGGLYANSPALDRSFLERYHVDLYVPGNPAHPLTFINGLMDLLGIEDRK